Proteins encoded within one genomic window of Halocatena marina:
- a CDS encoding MBL fold metallo-hydrolase, producing MKRETTEQGEDERARTTKTDSQADSQGDSGSIPEIARGPSIPAKGYLVNEIRGGLYYVTDGTFQMLFLDTNDGVIVIDAPPTIGRDITKAIAEVTDDPITHVIYSHSHADHIGAASLYPETAEYVANERTAELLSRVDDPTRPAPTTTFEKNHTVAVGEHVLELAHKGTNHSSDNTFVFAPVQETLMFVDVVYPGWVPFHRLGYVTDIFGFIEAHDQILEYEFETFVGGHLTRLGTREDVKTQREYINDLKDASKNAIEMVELDPIAKRVGTDNSYTFFLAFEKSLVETAADTVREKWTGRLGGVDSFVESHCSVMIASLRVEYGILGPFGLKGNWKE from the coding sequence ATGAAACGAGAAACTACTGAACAAGGAGAGGATGAGCGAGCTCGAACGACAAAGACTGACTCACAAGCCGATTCACAGGGCGATTCTGGATCGATCCCAGAAATCGCGCGCGGGCCGTCAATTCCAGCAAAGGGATATCTGGTCAATGAAATTCGAGGAGGGCTGTATTATGTGACCGACGGAACGTTTCAGATGTTGTTTTTAGACACCAATGATGGTGTCATCGTTATCGACGCACCACCGACCATTGGACGAGATATCACGAAGGCAATCGCGGAGGTGACAGACGATCCGATAACGCACGTCATCTACAGTCATTCACACGCGGATCACATTGGAGCAGCGAGCCTGTATCCGGAAACGGCCGAATACGTCGCCAACGAGCGAACGGCAGAACTGCTCTCCCGGGTCGACGATCCAACGCGTCCCGCGCCGACAACAACGTTCGAAAAGAATCACACGGTAGCAGTTGGAGAGCACGTTCTAGAACTGGCACACAAAGGAACTAACCATAGTTCAGACAACACATTCGTTTTCGCCCCCGTTCAGGAGACACTCATGTTTGTTGATGTCGTGTACCCGGGATGGGTACCGTTTCATCGACTGGGCTACGTCACGGATATCTTCGGATTCATAGAGGCTCACGATCAGATTCTAGAGTACGAATTCGAAACGTTCGTTGGAGGCCACCTCACCCGACTCGGAACGCGTGAAGATGTGAAAACCCAACGCGAATATATCAACGACCTCAAAGATGCGTCGAAAAATGCGATTGAAATGGTGGAACTGGATCCGATAGCAAAGCGGGTAGGAACGGATAATTCGTATACATTCTTTTTGGCCTTCGAGAAATCGCTCGTCGAAACGGCTGCTGATACTGTCCGGGAAAAATGGACTGGTCGTCTTGGTGGCGTCGACTCGTTCGTCGAAAGTCATTGCTCAGTAATGATCGCAAGTCTTCGGGTTGAATACGGCATCTTGGGACCGTTTGGACTCAAGGGAAATTGGAAAGAATAA
- a CDS encoding arsinothricin resistance N-acetyltransferase ArsN1 family B, protein MAFTIRLATEDDAGPIQEIYAPYVRDTVISFEREPPSVEEVRHRIRSTLKDYPWLVGELDGEVIGYAYAGKHRTRDAYQWSVDSSVYVRPDHHRSGIARGLYESLFELLTLQGFFNVYAGITLPTPASVGFHESMGYQPIGVYKNVGHKHGAWHDVKWWHRSLGDPAPDPERPTSLQEVQSHEGWDDAIGTGVQAAQL, encoded by the coding sequence ATGGCTTTTACAATCAGACTTGCGACGGAGGATGATGCAGGACCTATTCAGGAGATTTATGCGCCCTACGTCCGCGATACAGTCATTTCGTTCGAGCGAGAGCCACCATCTGTTGAGGAGGTTCGTCACCGGATTCGCAGCACCCTCAAGGATTATCCATGGCTTGTCGGAGAGCTCGATGGCGAGGTTATTGGATACGCCTACGCAGGCAAACACCGCACACGGGATGCCTACCAGTGGTCTGTCGACAGTTCTGTGTACGTTCGTCCCGATCATCATCGATCAGGTATCGCTCGGGGACTCTACGAGTCGTTGTTTGAACTGCTCACATTGCAAGGCTTTTTCAACGTATACGCGGGAATTACGCTTCCAACCCCGGCCAGTGTTGGCTTCCACGAATCGATGGGCTATCAGCCGATTGGCGTCTACAAGAACGTCGGCCACAAACATGGTGCGTGGCATGATGTGAAGTGGTGGCATCGATCGCTTGGTGACCCAGCTCCCGATCCAGAACGCCCAACAAGCCTCCAGGAGGTACAGTCTCACGAGGGTTGGGATGATGCCATTGGGACCGGGGTACAAGCAGCTCAATTGTGA
- a CDS encoding TrmB family transcriptional regulator, with product METFETLSTETSKLVYLYLRECGSATAKELRAALDIPLLKLLPVLGTLEDMSLVQRESDYYTLSDPIN from the coding sequence ATGGAAACGTTCGAGACACTCTCGACGGAGACATCGAAGTTGGTGTACTTGTACCTACGTGAATGTGGTTCGGCGACGGCCAAAGAACTGCGAGCAGCACTCGATATCCCTCTATTGAAACTCCTACCGGTGCTGGGGACACTGGAAGATATGTCTCTCGTACAACGAGAATCGGATTATTACACGCTGTCTGATCCAATCAACTAA
- a CDS encoding GTP-binding protein has protein sequence MNGRVPVTIVSGYLGAGKTTLVNHILSDPKGFDIAIIVNDMGEINIDADLIARESDKEGIVDLSNGCICCRLQDDLLSEAQHLAETREFDYLLVESSGISEPLPVAKVFTDGADSTDVDPEDWFQLDTVVTVLDTYGFWKEFDAGETLPTDSKPDDRPMANVLVEQIEFCNIIILNKCDMVPDDVLDEIETVVEMLQPRAERIRTSYCEVDPASVLGTELFDFTRTKRSQGWKQHLTEGSHDHSEESRGQPSAARQSAAESHGVSSFVYREERPFVPEHLADWLRDWTDSVVRAKGVCNVAGHEEVIGVSQAGPAVQAGPIGKWRSDDRKTRLVFIGREMNEEQIRRELDGCLIDTGETTDRSADPFPL, from the coding sequence ATGAATGGGAGAGTTCCGGTCACAATCGTCAGCGGCTATCTCGGTGCAGGAAAAACAACTCTCGTAAACCACATTCTATCGGATCCAAAGGGATTCGACATCGCCATTATTGTCAATGATATGGGTGAAATAAACATAGATGCCGACCTCATCGCGCGCGAAAGTGACAAAGAGGGCATCGTTGATCTGTCGAACGGGTGTATCTGCTGTCGGCTGCAGGACGATCTACTATCTGAAGCACAGCATCTCGCTGAGACACGGGAGTTTGATTACCTGTTGGTCGAGTCATCCGGAATCTCGGAGCCGCTCCCTGTTGCGAAGGTTTTCACGGACGGTGCCGACAGTACTGACGTGGATCCTGAGGATTGGTTCCAATTGGACACGGTGGTCACCGTTCTCGACACCTACGGATTCTGGAAGGAGTTCGATGCGGGTGAAACGTTACCTACAGACAGTAAGCCGGATGACCGTCCAATGGCTAACGTTCTCGTCGAACAGATCGAATTCTGTAATATCATCATTCTCAATAAGTGTGACATGGTTCCCGACGATGTTCTTGATGAGATCGAAACCGTCGTCGAGATGCTACAGCCACGCGCCGAGCGGATCCGGACCAGCTACTGCGAGGTGGACCCTGCTAGCGTCCTTGGGACCGAACTATTCGACTTTACGAGAACGAAGCGCTCACAGGGATGGAAACAGCATCTCACAGAAGGGTCACACGATCACAGCGAGGAGAGTCGCGGACAGCCCAGCGCCGCGAGACAAAGTGCCGCCGAGAGTCATGGTGTCTCATCATTTGTCTATCGAGAGGAGCGGCCATTTGTTCCCGAACACTTAGCAGACTGGCTGCGAGACTGGACTGATTCGGTCGTTCGTGCGAAAGGTGTCTGCAACGTGGCTGGTCACGAGGAAGTGATTGGTGTCAGTCAGGCCGGTCCTGCAGTTCAGGCTGGTCCGATTGGTAAGTGGAGATCTGACGACCGCAAGACTCGCCTCGTGTTTATCGGCCGAGAGATGAACGAAGAGCAGATCCGGAGAGAACTCGATGGCTGCCTGATTGACACCGGAGAGACCACGGATCGGTCAGCAGATCCATTCCCGCTGTGA
- a CDS encoding helix-turn-helix domain-containing protein, whose amino-acid sequence MLTPVSGLSDRQRAALLAAFDLGYYEQPRQATHKDVAARLDCAPNTASEHLQKAEMKVITNVLQFEFER is encoded by the coding sequence ATGCTGACGCCCGTCTCCGGATTGAGCGATCGCCAACGAGCGGCGCTGTTGGCCGCGTTCGATCTTGGATACTACGAGCAACCACGACAAGCGACTCACAAGGACGTAGCCGCCCGACTTGACTGTGCACCCAATACCGCATCCGAGCACCTTCAAAAAGCCGAGATGAAGGTCATCACGAACGTGCTCCAGTTCGAGTTCGAGCGGTGA
- a CDS encoding MFS transporter, whose product MSLPDIDRQVLVLALARMVDAVGNSFLIVVLPLYIASEAITPGTLSVSDALLTGLVLSMFGLFNSVVQPFAGRASDRAGKRKIFVLIGLAILTVTNGAFAFVGSELSLLAIRIAQGIGVAFTIPATLALVNELSTTATRGGSMGVFNTFRLLGFGAGPIAAGAVVSTGPYRLAIADVAVQLSGFDAAFFIAAITALGGFLLVTLFVSDPESTHADAGDDLTVSVLADAGDEQLLDSVFTLGVATLVMAISIALISTIQPAVNTRLDQGPTLFGIEFGVFVLVQVVLQVPIGSASDRHGRKPFIVWGLALLVLATFVQGLVVAPWQMIAARAVQGIAAAFVFAPALALAGDLATDGQSGTTLAVLTMAFGLGTALGPLSSGFLIQYGFLTPFAFGAALAAVGAILVATQVEETVTSGSTATTNVSDTGEIPED is encoded by the coding sequence ATGAGTCTACCGGATATAGACCGTCAAGTGCTCGTGCTCGCGCTCGCTCGCATGGTTGATGCTGTCGGGAACTCGTTTCTTATTGTGGTTTTGCCGCTGTATATCGCTAGTGAAGCGATCACGCCCGGCACGCTCAGTGTGAGTGATGCGCTGCTTACGGGACTCGTGTTATCGATGTTTGGGCTGTTTAACAGCGTTGTCCAACCATTTGCCGGGCGAGCATCCGATCGTGCGGGCAAGCGGAAGATTTTCGTTCTGATTGGGTTGGCGATCCTTACGGTGACCAACGGGGCATTCGCGTTCGTCGGTAGCGAACTGTCGCTGCTCGCTATTCGCATCGCACAGGGCATCGGTGTTGCCTTTACCATTCCTGCAACGCTTGCACTCGTCAACGAGCTCTCGACGACCGCCACACGCGGGGGATCGATGGGCGTCTTCAACACGTTCCGGCTCCTCGGCTTCGGGGCCGGGCCGATTGCCGCCGGTGCAGTCGTCAGCACCGGACCGTACAGGCTCGCAATTGCCGATGTGGCTGTCCAACTGAGTGGTTTCGACGCCGCCTTCTTCATCGCGGCGATCACGGCACTCGGTGGATTCCTGCTCGTAACGCTGTTCGTAAGCGATCCCGAGAGCACGCACGCTGACGCGGGTGATGACCTCACTGTCTCAGTGTTAGCCGACGCAGGTGATGAGCAACTGCTCGATTCGGTGTTCACTCTCGGTGTCGCTACGCTGGTGATGGCGATCAGCATCGCACTCATTTCAACGATCCAGCCAGCAGTCAATACGAGACTTGATCAGGGTCCGACGTTGTTTGGGATCGAATTCGGTGTCTTCGTCCTCGTGCAGGTCGTGTTACAAGTTCCGATTGGAAGTGCGAGCGACCGGCACGGTCGGAAACCGTTCATTGTCTGGGGACTCGCTCTCTTGGTGCTGGCCACGTTCGTACAGGGATTGGTGGTCGCCCCGTGGCAGATGATCGCCGCACGCGCAGTCCAAGGTATTGCCGCGGCGTTCGTGTTTGCACCCGCGCTTGCGCTGGCTGGCGATCTGGCGACCGATGGTCAATCTGGAACGACACTCGCGGTGTTGACAATGGCTTTCGGACTGGGCACAGCGCTTGGGCCGCTCTCGTCGGGATTCCTGATCCAGTATGGCTTTCTCACACCATTCGCGTTCGGGGCCGCACTCGCGGCCGTCGGTGCGATCCTCGTCGCCACACAAGTCGAAGAAACAGTAACCTCCGGTTCTACAGCCACGACGAACGTCAGCGACACGGGGGAAATTCCTGAGGATTAG
- a CDS encoding ABC transporter ATP-binding protein, with the protein MSDDTDPLVRVEGLEKHFPVRSGLVNSFLNSIRGEKEDVVHAIDGVSFELREGETFGIAGESGCGKTTTGMCLTKLYEPTGGSIYYDGREITNGNGSSSKDLQYFRQNAQMIFQDPFESLNPRMTVYDTVVEPLRIHGISNQRARVRRALEFAELVPADSYFDRYPHELSGGQRQRLAIARALVIDPDFIVADEPVSMLDVSLRAGVLSLLERMTEEFGLSVVYISHDLSLLRHMCDRLAIMYMGKIVEQGPIEEILTEPKHPYTRALIDAVPVPDPTADRTRVELQGEVGDAIHIPTGCRFKNRCEKYIGDVCDTVVPPLEQKSDIEDRREVACHLYESANGFDPYARVESIEHESGASDSEDDTAVGSSAD; encoded by the coding sequence ATGAGTGATGATACTGACCCTCTCGTTCGCGTAGAAGGGCTCGAAAAGCACTTCCCAGTTCGAAGTGGTCTCGTGAATAGTTTTCTGAACAGCATCCGGGGTGAAAAAGAAGATGTGGTTCACGCGATCGATGGTGTCAGCTTCGAACTCCGAGAAGGGGAGACATTCGGTATTGCCGGTGAGTCCGGGTGCGGTAAGACGACGACCGGGATGTGCCTGACGAAGCTGTACGAACCGACTGGTGGCAGTATCTACTACGACGGCAGAGAGATCACCAATGGGAATGGATCGTCTTCCAAGGATCTACAGTATTTCAGACAGAATGCGCAGATGATCTTTCAAGATCCGTTCGAGAGTCTAAATCCCCGGATGACGGTGTACGACACCGTGGTCGAGCCGCTTCGCATTCATGGTATCTCTAATCAACGAGCACGCGTTCGGCGAGCCTTGGAGTTCGCAGAGCTGGTACCAGCGGACTCATACTTTGATCGATATCCACACGAACTCTCGGGCGGGCAGCGCCAGCGCCTCGCCATTGCCCGAGCGTTGGTCATCGATCCCGACTTCATCGTAGCAGACGAACCCGTGTCGATGCTTGATGTGAGTCTCCGAGCAGGGGTCCTCTCCTTGCTAGAGCGAATGACTGAAGAATTCGGTCTGTCAGTCGTCTACATCAGTCACGACCTTTCGCTCCTCCGTCATATGTGTGATCGGCTCGCGATCATGTACATGGGAAAGATTGTCGAACAAGGACCGATCGAGGAGATACTCACGGAGCCAAAGCATCCCTACACTCGTGCGCTCATCGACGCTGTCCCAGTTCCTGACCCGACAGCGGATCGTACACGGGTCGAACTGCAGGGCGAGGTTGGTGATGCGATCCACATCCCGACCGGGTGCCGGTTCAAAAATCGCTGTGAAAAGTACATCGGTGATGTGTGTGATACCGTCGTGCCGCCACTCGAACAGAAATCAGACATCGAAGACAGACGGGAAGTGGCGTGTCACTTGTACGAGAGCGCGAACGGATTCGACCCGTACGCTAGGGTGGAGTCAATCGAACACGAGAGTGGTGCCAGTGACAGCGAGGACGACACTGCAGTAGGATCTTCCGCCGACTGA
- a CDS encoding ABC transporter ATP-binding protein: protein MALLEIEDLEVYYESEDGPIKAVDGVSFDIDAGETVGIVGESGCGKSTLAKALIGILPRNGYVNDGTVRFDGDTLTAMSERRQRELRWDEISLIAQSAMNALDPVYTIREQIQEAIDAHYPKMGRTESQQKIDEAFDLVGLDRERQTDYPHQFSGGMRQRAMIAMSLVLEPSLILADEPTTALDVIMQDQILKRVNEIQRESDTAMMVITHDVAVVAETCDRIVVMYAGEIAEEGPASDIFGKPYHPYTLGLKSAFPDIRRSEQDLVSIGGHPPDLSNPPSGCRFAERCPLATDVCRETVPPIREHGGLSSRCHHTDRIDSELRPVSDKARTWQNVAEGANE, encoded by the coding sequence GTGGCCCTTCTCGAAATCGAAGATCTCGAAGTGTATTATGAGAGTGAAGACGGCCCAATCAAGGCGGTTGATGGCGTTAGCTTCGACATCGACGCCGGAGAAACCGTCGGTATCGTCGGTGAATCCGGCTGTGGAAAGAGTACGCTTGCGAAGGCACTCATCGGAATTCTCCCGCGCAATGGATACGTAAACGATGGGACTGTTCGGTTCGACGGCGACACTCTTACTGCGATGTCGGAGCGGCGTCAGCGCGAGCTTCGGTGGGACGAGATCTCCCTCATCGCACAGTCAGCGATGAATGCCCTCGATCCGGTCTACACCATCCGCGAACAGATTCAGGAGGCGATCGACGCCCACTACCCGAAGATGGGGCGGACAGAGAGCCAGCAGAAAATCGATGAGGCCTTCGATCTCGTCGGTCTCGACCGTGAGCGCCAGACGGACTACCCTCACCAGTTTTCTGGTGGGATGCGACAACGCGCGATGATCGCAATGTCACTTGTCCTCGAACCATCGCTTATCCTCGCAGACGAACCGACGACGGCGCTCGATGTCATCATGCAAGATCAGATTCTGAAACGGGTCAACGAAATTCAACGCGAGAGCGACACCGCGATGATGGTCATCACCCACGATGTCGCTGTCGTCGCAGAAACCTGCGATCGTATCGTTGTCATGTACGCTGGTGAAATCGCCGAGGAGGGGCCTGCATCGGACATTTTCGGCAAGCCGTACCATCCGTACACTCTCGGATTGAAAAGTGCGTTTCCGGACATCCGTCGATCGGAGCAGGATCTCGTGAGCATCGGTGGGCATCCACCAGATCTGAGTAACCCACCGAGTGGCTGTCGGTTCGCAGAACGGTGTCCGCTGGCGACCGACGTGTGTCGGGAGACAGTGCCGCCCATTCGTGAACACGGTGGTCTCAGTTCGAGGTGTCATCACACAGACCGAATCGACTCGGAGCTACGCCCGGTTTCCGATAAGGCACGAACGTGGCAGAACGTGGCGGAGGGAGCCAATGAGTGA
- a CDS encoding ABC transporter permease, with amino-acid sequence MSQEQDRSIFADIEGEEDDPEQFSAWRRNLRLWRETITEQFRMLIDDSLVLLAMLTLAFFGFVALAAPYIAPHPPTERVFTGGALIAKWIKPTFLGGDGSFLLGTTAQGYDIFSQLVYGARPALVVGIVAALMTVGLGTLVGLTAGYYGGYVDDILMRLVDFVYGLPLLPTVIVLVTVLGPGLENIIFAFVLLQWRTSARVIRALVLSLRERSFVKAAKVSGASNWRIISRHIAPNVLPMAFLYGAFAIAWAILTEAGVSFLGLGDPSSVSWGVMLQSARVYSAMTEGAWWWFVPPGICIALVVISGFLIGRGYEEIVNPELQIQR; translated from the coding sequence ATGAGCCAAGAACAAGATCGGTCGATCTTCGCAGACATTGAAGGAGAAGAGGACGACCCCGAACAGTTCAGTGCGTGGCGACGGAATCTCCGACTGTGGCGCGAGACCATCACAGAGCAGTTCCGAATGCTGATCGACGATTCGTTGGTCTTGCTCGCGATGCTCACACTCGCCTTTTTCGGCTTCGTTGCACTCGCTGCACCGTATATTGCCCCTCATCCACCAACCGAACGGGTGTTCACCGGCGGTGCGCTCATCGCAAAGTGGATCAAACCGACGTTCCTCGGCGGCGATGGAAGCTTCCTCCTCGGAACAACCGCACAGGGATACGATATCTTCAGTCAGTTGGTGTACGGCGCACGTCCTGCTCTCGTTGTCGGGATTGTCGCTGCGTTGATGACGGTCGGTCTCGGAACGCTCGTTGGTCTCACGGCGGGATACTACGGTGGCTACGTTGATGACATCCTCATGCGTCTCGTTGATTTCGTCTACGGTCTCCCGCTTCTCCCGACGGTCATCGTGCTCGTGACGGTTCTCGGGCCAGGACTTGAAAACATCATCTTCGCGTTCGTCCTCCTCCAGTGGCGGACATCAGCGCGTGTTATTCGGGCGCTCGTGCTATCGTTGCGCGAGCGCTCGTTCGTCAAGGCTGCAAAGGTGTCCGGTGCGAGCAACTGGCGAATCATCTCACGACACATCGCACCAAACGTTCTCCCGATGGCGTTTCTCTACGGCGCGTTCGCCATCGCGTGGGCGATACTGACCGAAGCAGGAGTGTCGTTTCTCGGTCTCGGTGATCCGAGTAGCGTCTCGTGGGGCGTGATGCTCCAGAGCGCTCGGGTCTACAGCGCAATGACCGAAGGCGCATGGTGGTGGTTCGTACCACCAGGGATCTGCATCGCGCTCGTAGTCATCAGTGGCTTTCTCATCGGTCGTGGCTACGAAGAGATCGTCAATCCAGAACTACAGATACAAAGATGA
- a CDS encoding ABC transporter permease translates to MGKSDFFIRRALQLGVTLWAVATALFMLFRLMPGNPTAYVISPGMTPEVRQQLVESYGLNDPLWVQYLRYIENLLTLDLGRSFKTNEQVVDVLITYLPNTLVLMLTAFIVAYFIGITLGVFTGWYRGSRFEKSAVVTALVGRSVPSFWVGLLVLWVFGTNLGIIPMSGMTSLGSGSTGFWEMVFSLDFLHHLVAPVVVLAFYYMGYPLLIMRNSMLETLSEDFIDICRAKGLTERTIMFKHAARNAFLPVLTAAAIAVGYAVGGSVLIETVFGWPGIGREMIRAVLRRDYPVAQGTFLVLALSVILMNFVADLLYGVLDPRVTYD, encoded by the coding sequence ATGGGAAAATCAGATTTCTTCATCAGACGTGCTCTACAGTTGGGTGTGACGCTCTGGGCCGTCGCGACCGCGTTGTTCATGCTGTTTCGGCTCATGCCCGGAAATCCGACGGCATACGTCATCTCGCCCGGAATGACACCGGAGGTAAGACAACAGCTCGTCGAAAGCTATGGACTGAACGATCCGCTGTGGGTGCAGTATCTCCGTTACATCGAAAACCTTCTGACGCTCGATCTCGGTCGCTCGTTCAAAACGAACGAACAAGTCGTCGACGTGCTCATAACGTATCTCCCGAATACACTCGTCCTGATGTTGACTGCGTTTATCGTCGCCTATTTTATCGGCATCACGCTCGGCGTGTTCACCGGGTGGTATCGGGGCAGCCGATTCGAGAAATCCGCTGTTGTAACTGCGCTCGTCGGTCGAAGCGTTCCCAGCTTCTGGGTTGGGCTTCTTGTGCTCTGGGTGTTCGGTACGAACCTCGGAATCATTCCAATGAGTGGGATGACGAGTCTCGGCTCCGGATCGACCGGGTTCTGGGAGATGGTGTTCTCTCTCGATTTCCTCCATCACCTCGTTGCTCCGGTCGTCGTCCTTGCGTTCTACTACATGGGATATCCGCTGCTCATCATGCGAAACAGCATGCTGGAGACCCTATCGGAGGACTTCATCGATATCTGTCGAGCAAAAGGCCTGACCGAACGAACGATCATGTTTAAACACGCGGCCCGCAACGCGTTTCTCCCTGTGCTGACCGCAGCAGCCATTGCGGTCGGTTACGCTGTCGGTGGGAGCGTTCTCATCGAGACGGTGTTCGGATGGCCGGGAATCGGGCGTGAAATGATCCGGGCTGTGCTCAGGCGAGACTATCCGGTTGCGCAGGGGACGTTTCTCGTTCTCGCGTTGTCGGTTATCCTGATGAACTTCGTCGCTGATCTCCTCTACGGCGTTCTCGATCCACGGGTGACCTATGACTGA